In one Arachis duranensis cultivar V14167 chromosome 9, aradu.V14167.gnm2.J7QH, whole genome shotgun sequence genomic region, the following are encoded:
- the LOC107464928 gene encoding uncharacterized mitochondrial protein AtMg00810-like: MNDCKPCATPLPSTLKIQATGGAVFDNPQLYRSVVGSLQYLTVTRPDLAYSVNKVAQFMQSPLEVHWKLVKRVLRYVQGTTAYGLKIHKDPSLKITAYCDSHWAGDPNDRKLVGDFCVFMGRNLVSWQSKKQGVVARSSTEAESTGRPYGRTNMDKRSNRRAKVVNSRSTYGVL; the protein is encoded by the coding sequence ATGAATGACTGCAAGCCATGTGCAACACCACTACCTTCAACTCTTAAGATTCAGGCCACTGGAGGTGCTGTATTTGACAACCCTCAACTCTATCGTTCTGTAGTGGGAAGCTTGCAATATCTCACTGTAACTAGGCCAGACTTGGCCTATAGTGTAAACAAAGTTGCACAGTTTATGCAATCTCCTCTAGAGGTACATTGGAAACTAGTTAAAAGAGTACTACGGTATGTGCAAGGTACAACTGCATATGGCCTTAAAATTCATAAGGATCCATCCCTAAAGATCACAGCTTATTGTGACTCACACTGGGCTGGTGATCCAAATGACAGAAAATTAGTTGGTGATTTTTGTGTCTTCATGGGAAGGAATCTAGTATCTTGGCAGTCAAAGAAGCAAGGAGTGGTGGCTAGGTCAAGCACTGAGGCTGAGAGCACTGGCAGACCTTATGGCAGAACTAATATGGATAAAAGGTCTAATAGGAGAGCTAAAGTGGTCAATTCCAGAAGCACCTATGGCGTACTGTGA